A portion of the Gossypium arboreum isolate Shixiya-1 chromosome 8, ASM2569848v2, whole genome shotgun sequence genome contains these proteins:
- the LOC108469195 gene encoding PTI1-like tyrosine-protein kinase At3g15890 has translation MGSCCSSEKVDEGLVVTPGNTTWRMFTYKELHIATNGFSDDNKLGEGGFGSVYWGKTSDGLQIAVKKLKAMTSKAEMEFAVEVEVLGRVRHKNLLGLRGYCVGTDQRLIVYDYMPNLSLLSHLHGHFAGDVQLDWKKRMKIAIGSAEGILYLHHEVTPHIIHRDIKASNVLLDSNFEPLVADFGFAKLIPEGVSHMTTRVKGTLGYLAPEYAMWGKVSESCDVYSFGILLLELLTGRKPIEKLPGGVKRTITEWVEPFIAKERFKELVDPKLRGNFDHNQLKQAIYVAALCVQSEPEKRPNMKQVVGILKGYDTRGNLMQTRMDSVKYKEELLSLDLSSDDDDDDDDDDDDDGDGDGLEESCGVFGAMEVQKMQDPYNRYRNRKSTKHI, from the exons ATGGGAAGTTGCTGCAGTTCAGAGAAGGTCGATGAGGG TCTTGTGGTTACTCCAGGGAATACAACATGGAGAATGTTTACATACAAAGAGCTTCACATTGCTACTAATGGTTTCAGCGACGATAACAAGCTTGGGGAAGGTGGGTTTGGCAGTGTTTACTGGGGAAAAACCAGTGATGGCCTTCAG ATAGCTGTTAAGAAACTAAAAGCTATGACATCAAAAGCTGAAATGGAATTTGCGGTGGAAGTTGAAGTTCTTGGAAGGGTTAGACACAAGAATCTGTTGGGTCTAAGGGGCTACTGCGTTGGGACCGATCAAAGGCTCATAGTTTACGATTACATGCCTAACCTCAGCTTGTTGTCTCATCTGCATGGTCATTTTGCTGGAGATGTTCAATTAGACTGGAAGAAGAGGATGAAGATTGCAATTGGTTCAGCCGAAGGCATATT GTACTTGCATCATGAAGTAACACCCCACATCATTCATAGAGACATTAAGGCAAGTAATGTCCTGCTGGATTCAAACTTCGAACCGCTGGTTGCTGATTTCGGCTTCGCGAAACTAATCCCAGAAGGCGTAAGCCACATGACGACCCGGGTTAAAGGCACGTTAGGGTACCTTGCACCCGAATACGCCATGTGGGGAAAGGTCTCCGAAAGTTGTGATGTTTATAGTTTTGGTATTCTCTTGCTTGAGCTGCTAACAGGGAGAAAGCCTATAGAGAAGTTGCCAGGTGGTGTCAAGAGGACCATAACCGAATGGGTGGAGCCGTTTATAGCTAAAGAGCGGTTTAAAGAGCTTGTTGATCCTAAGCTTCGGGGGAACTTCGATCACAACCAATTGAAACAAGCCATCTACGTTGCTGCTCTATGCGTGCAGAGTGAACCTGAGAAGCGCCCAAACATGAAACAAGTGGTTGGCATCCTAAAAGGGTATGACACTAGAGGCAACTTGATGCAGACGAGAATGGATAGCGTAAAGTACAAGGAAGAATTGCTGTCACTTGATCTATcaagtgatgatgatgatgatgatgatgatgatgatgatgatgatggtgatgGTGATGGTCTTGAGGAAAGCTGTGGAGTATTTGGCGCTATGGAGGTGCAAAAGATGCAAGATCCTTATAACCGCTATAGAAATAGAAAAAGTACCAAACATATTTGA
- the LOC108468967 gene encoding uncharacterized protein LOC108468967 isoform X3 has translation MLLQRRMFLFEGISIPQTVCVAHFLPPIPLIFEFLGDPVTNPLSSSNFYPFGPSERWVQPPMEFLPSKRSRSCILSPMQPPCAPLHLLHAVTGVSILDFHVWAQISLPSVGELVSQDYILGRYG, from the exons ATGTTATTGCAACGCAGAATGTTCCTTTTCGAGGGAATTAGTATTCCTCAGACAGTGTGCGTGGCTCATTTTCTTCCCCCAATTCCTCTAATCTTTGAGTTCCTAGGAGATCCTGTAacaaatcctctttcttcctctaACTTTTACCCCTTTGGTCCTTCAGAACGATGGGTTCAACCTCCGATGGAGTTTCTTCCATCCAAAAGGTCGAGGAGTTGCATCCTCTCCCCTATGCAGCCACCGTGTGCGCCGCTTCATTTGCTCCATGCA GTAACCGGAGTTTCTATTCTTGATTTTCATGTATGGGCGCAGATATCACTTCCATCTGTTGGAGAACTTGTTTCGCAAGATTACATTCTTGGAAGATATGGTTGA
- the LOC108468967 gene encoding uncharacterized protein LOC108468967 isoform X1 — MLLQRRMFLFEGISIPQTVCVAHFLPPIPLIFEFLGDPVTNPLSSSNFYPFGPSERWVQPPMEFLPSKRSRSCILSPMQPPCAPLHLLHAFLMTVIESPSTITSPNPISSTKTTPLRHAYASTVVESQTFLTGYHFHLLENLFRKITFLEDMVD, encoded by the exons ATGTTATTGCAACGCAGAATGTTCCTTTTCGAGGGAATTAGTATTCCTCAGACAGTGTGCGTGGCTCATTTTCTTCCCCCAATTCCTCTAATCTTTGAGTTCCTAGGAGATCCTGTAacaaatcctctttcttcctctaACTTTTACCCCTTTGGTCCTTCAGAACGATGGGTTCAACCTCCGATGGAGTTTCTTCCATCCAAAAGGTCGAGGAGTTGCATCCTCTCCCCTATGCAGCCACCGTGTGCGCCGCTTCATTTGCTCCATGCA TTTTTAATGACAGTCATTGAATCCCCTTCGACTATTACTTCACCAAATCCCATTTCTTCTACAAAAACAACCCCTTTGAGACATGCATATGCTTCTACAGTTGTCGAATCTCAGACATTTTTGACCGG ATATCACTTCCATCTGTTGGAGAACTTGTTTCGCAAGATTACATTCTTGGAAGATATGGTTGACTGA
- the LOC108468967 gene encoding uncharacterized protein LOC108468967 isoform X2: MLLQRRMFLFEGISIPQTVCVAHFLPPIPLIFEFLGDPVTNPLSSSNFYPFGPSERWVQPPMEFLPSKRSRSCILSPMQPPCAPLHLLHAFLMTVIESPSTITSPNPISSTKTTPLRHAYASTVVESQTFLTG, encoded by the exons ATGTTATTGCAACGCAGAATGTTCCTTTTCGAGGGAATTAGTATTCCTCAGACAGTGTGCGTGGCTCATTTTCTTCCCCCAATTCCTCTAATCTTTGAGTTCCTAGGAGATCCTGTAacaaatcctctttcttcctctaACTTTTACCCCTTTGGTCCTTCAGAACGATGGGTTCAACCTCCGATGGAGTTTCTTCCATCCAAAAGGTCGAGGAGTTGCATCCTCTCCCCTATGCAGCCACCGTGTGCGCCGCTTCATTTGCTCCATGCA TTTTTAATGACAGTCATTGAATCCCCTTCGACTATTACTTCACCAAATCCCATTTCTTCTACAAAAACAACCCCTTTGAGACATGCATATGCTTCTACAGTTGTCGAATCTCAGACATTTTTGACCGG GTAA